The region TGCCATAAAGCTTTTAAAGAACAGCAGTCCCAAGAATTTATTCAGGCTACAAAAGAAAAATTCGGCCTGCCTGAAAGATTTATTCTAAATGTAGGAACCATAGAAGATCGCAAGAATCTCCTAAATATCGTAAAAGCAATAAGCGGAACGAATATTCCATTGGTTGTAGTCGGAAAGAAAACAAAATATTTTCAGAAAGTAGCAGGTTTCATTCAGAAGAACAAAATGGAAAAGCAGATTCATTTTTTAGAAGGTGTTTCTATGGATGAATTGGCCGTTCTCTATAAATTAGCCGATATTTTTGTTTATCCAAGCTTTTTTGAAGGCTTCGGAATTCCTGTGATAGAAGCACTTTTCTCAAAAACGGTTACTGTTACAAGCAATACAAGCTGTCTTCCGGAAGCAGGAGGTCCAGATTCTGTGTATATTGAACCTAAAAATTATTTAGATATTCAGTCAAAAATAAAGTTTTTGTGGGAAAACGAATCCGAAAGAAAACGCCGCGCTGAAAAGAGTTTTGAGTTCGTTCAGAAGTTCAATGACGAACCTATTACCAACGAACTTATGAGTCTCTACAGAAAAATTATTTCTTAAAATTCTTGGAAGTTTAAAAATAAGTCCTACATTTGTACCACAAAATTTCAACAATGAAACCGAATTTTTTAACAGTACATCATTATCACCATCATATCTGCTAGACGGAATTGATTGAGATGTAATATGTTAAAAATCAAAATAATTAAAAACCGTCTGAGTAAATAGACGGTTTTTTTGTTTCTAAATTTATCCCGGGAAATTTTTTCAATTCAACCATTTTATTTGCTCAGACACAACAAAAGTGAAATGAGTACATTAAAAATAGCAATACAAAAAAGCGGACGACTTTACGAAGAATCTCTTCAGCTCCTCAAAGACTGTGGAATTTTCATCAACAATGGAAAAGACCAGCTCAAAGTTTCTGTAGATAATTTTCCGATGGAAATCATGTATCTAAGAAATTCAGATATTCCTCAATATCTGGAAGACGGAGTGGTGGACATTGCCATTGTCGGGGAAAACCTTTTAGTCGAAAAACAAAAGAATATTGAAATTATTCAGCCTCTGGGCTTCTCAAAATGTAGGGTTTCTTTAGCCATTCCAAAGGAAATTGAAACGGATGATCTCAATTATTTTCAAGGGAAAAAAATAGCTACATCTTATCCGAATACACTTAAAAACTTTCTTCAGAAAAATAATGTTTCAGCAGATATTCACGTTATTTCAGGCTCAGTCGAAATTGCCCCCAATATAGGTCTTGCCGATGGAATCTGTGATATTGTAAGCTCAGGAAGCACCTTATTCAAAAACGGTTTAAGAGAAACAATAACCCTCTTGAAATCTGAAGCTGTATTGGCAAAAACGTCACAGTTAAGCCCGGGAAAAATCATCATTTTGGAGAAATTCCTGTTCAGAATCAAGGCTGTTTTAAAAGCCAAAAACTCAAAGTACATTCTGATGAATGTCCCGAATGAAAAGATTGAACTCATTTCAAAAACACTTCCAGTACTTAAAAGTCCCACTGTAATTCCCTTAGCGGAAAAAGGCTGGAGCAGTATTCATTCGGTGATTGATGAAGAACGTTTTTGGGAAGTTATAGACGAACTTAAAGAAAAAGGAGCCCAAGATATTTTAATAATTCCAATCGATAAAATGGTAATTTAATATGAAAATTAACAAATATCCTCAAAAAGAAAGCTGGACTGAACTGGTAAAAAGACCAGCTTTACAAAAAGAGAAACTTTCGGAAATTATTGCCAATATTTTTAAAGAAGTCGAAAAGAATGGAGATGAGGCACTGCTTGATTTTAATAAAAAGTTTGATGGAGTTGAAATTAAAAATATCAAAGTTTCTGAAGAAGAGATAAAAAATGCTGAAAATTTCATCAGTATTGAATTAAAACAAGCTATTCAACAGGCAAAAGACAATATTACAAAATTTCATGCCTCACAAATTGTCACAGTAGAAAAAATTGAGACTACAAAAGAAGTAATCTGCTGGAGAGAAAACAGAGCAATTGAAAAAGTTGGAATTTATATTCCTGGAGGAACAGCACCACTATTTTCCACAGTTTTAATGCTTGCTATTCCTGCTCAGTTGGCAGGATGTAAAGAAATCATTCTATGTACTCCTCCTGATAAAAAAGGAAATATTAATCCGGCCATTTTATATACCGCGAAACTTTGCGGCGTGACTCAAGTGTTTAAAGTAGGCGGAGCACAAGCCATTGCAGCCATGACTTTAGGCACAAAAAGTATTCCCAATGTGTATAAAATCTTCGGACCGGGAAATCAATACGTTGTTGCAGCGAAAGAATTCGCCCAAAACTATAATATTGCTATTGACATGCCTGCAGGACCAAGCGAAGTTTTAGTGATTGCAGATGAAAAAGCAATTCCTGCATTCTGTGCTGCAGATCTGCTGTCTCAGGCCGAACACGGAAGTGACAGTCAGGTAATTTTTCTTACAACGGATGAAGAAATTTTTAACCGGACAATTAAAGAAACGGAAATCCAGCTTCAGAAGCTTCCCAGAAATGAATTCGCAAAAGAAGCGCTGAAAAACAGTCATTTTATTTTATTACAAACATTAGAGGATGCTATGGAATTCAGCAATCTATATGCTCCGGAACATTTGATTTTAGCTTTGGATGACTTTGAAAAATATATCCCGAAAATCCAAAATGCGGGTTCCGTTTTTCTTGGAAACTATTCCTGCGAAAGTGCCGGAGATTATGCAAGCGGAACCAATCACACGCTTCCTACCAACGGATTTGCAAAGAATTACAGCGGAGTTTCTTTAGACAGCTTTGTAAAGAAAATCACTTTTCAGAACCTGTCAAAAGAAGGTCTTCAGAATTTAGGGAAAACAATAGAGATCATGGCAGAAGCAGAAGGGCTGTTTGCCCACAAAAATGCAGTAAGTATAAGATTAAAAACAAGAAAATGAAAGAATTCAATATCAATAATTTAGTAAGAAAGAATATCCTGGAATTGCAGCCTTATGTAAGCTTTAGAGATACCAATGAATTTGAGAACCCAGTTTTACTGGATGCCAATGAAAGTCCGTTTGGTGAGATGAACCGTTATCCAGATTCCACTCAGAAGAAGTTAAAACAAAAACTTTCCGGGGTAAAGAATATATCACCGGATCAAATTGCAGTCGGAAACGGAAGTGATGAGTTGATCGATCTGATTATCAAGGTTTTTTGTGAGCCGAAAAATGACTCTATTTTAATGATGAATCCTTCGTTTGCTATGTATGGTTTTTATGCCTCTATCAATGAAAATAAAGTAATAAAACTAGATTTAAATGAAAATTTTGAGATTGTAAAAGATGATTTTCTTGCGATTTCAAATGATTTCAAAAGCAAGATTTTTTTCCTGTGTTCTCCGAATAATCCTACCGGAAATTCTATTGAAGACATTGAATTTTATATTCAAAACTTCAAAGGGATTGTAGTAGTGGACGAAGCGTATATAGAATTTTCCGGAAAAAAATCATGCATTGAATTACTCGACAAATATCCGAACCTGATTGTGCTTCAAACGTTTTCAAAAGCATGGGGAATGGCTGGAACAAGAGTTGGTATTGCTTATTCTTCCGAGAAAATAATCAGGCTGATTAATACAGTAAAAGCACCTTACAACGTCAATTCATTAAGTTTAAATAAAATAATTGAAATAATTAATAAACAAGAAATTGCAAAATCAAACCTAGAAAATACTTTAAATGAAATCTCCTGGCTGAAAAATGAATTCAGAGAAATAAAATGTATCAAAAAAGTGTATCCGACCGATGCCAATTTCTTTCTTATTGAATTTGAAAATGCAGAACAGGTCTACGCAAAACTATTGGAAAATAAAATTCTGACCAGCAAAAGAAGCCCGCAAATTTCGAATTCTATCAGAGTGAATGTGGGAAATCGGGAAGAGAACATTCAATTCATTCAGGTTTTAAAAAGTAT is a window of Candidatus Chryseobacterium colombiense DNA encoding:
- the hisD gene encoding histidinol dehydrogenase, coding for MKINKYPQKESWTELVKRPALQKEKLSEIIANIFKEVEKNGDEALLDFNKKFDGVEIKNIKVSEEEIKNAENFISIELKQAIQQAKDNITKFHASQIVTVEKIETTKEVICWRENRAIEKVGIYIPGGTAPLFSTVLMLAIPAQLAGCKEIILCTPPDKKGNINPAILYTAKLCGVTQVFKVGGAQAIAAMTLGTKSIPNVYKIFGPGNQYVVAAKEFAQNYNIAIDMPAGPSEVLVIADEKAIPAFCAADLLSQAEHGSDSQVIFLTTDEEIFNRTIKETEIQLQKLPRNEFAKEALKNSHFILLQTLEDAMEFSNLYAPEHLILALDDFEKYIPKIQNAGSVFLGNYSCESAGDYASGTNHTLPTNGFAKNYSGVSLDSFVKKITFQNLSKEGLQNLGKTIEIMAEAEGLFAHKNAVSIRLKTRK
- a CDS encoding glycosyltransferase family 1 protein, translated to MKIAYDAKRFFHNTSGLGNYSRDLIRILSKYFPENEYILLHKNKSDRGKEILENPNVHFVETSKGNMSRQFKMGKDAQKQNADIFHGLSGELPLKWDKKPIKKIVTIHDLIFIRYPQYYSFFDQKIHFWKFKKAANTADKIIAISEQTKRDIVQFLKVPASKIEVIYQGCHKAFKEQQSQEFIQATKEKFGLPERFILNVGTIEDRKNLLNIVKAISGTNIPLVVVGKKTKYFQKVAGFIQKNKMEKQIHFLEGVSMDELAVLYKLADIFVYPSFFEGFGIPVIEALFSKTVTVTSNTSCLPEAGGPDSVYIEPKNYLDIQSKIKFLWENESERKRRAEKSFEFVQKFNDEPITNELMSLYRKIIS
- the hisC gene encoding histidinol-phosphate transaminase, yielding MKEFNINNLVRKNILELQPYVSFRDTNEFENPVLLDANESPFGEMNRYPDSTQKKLKQKLSGVKNISPDQIAVGNGSDELIDLIIKVFCEPKNDSILMMNPSFAMYGFYASINENKVIKLDLNENFEIVKDDFLAISNDFKSKIFFLCSPNNPTGNSIEDIEFYIQNFKGIVVVDEAYIEFSGKKSCIELLDKYPNLIVLQTFSKAWGMAGTRVGIAYSSEKIIRLINTVKAPYNVNSLSLNKIIEIINKQEIAKSNLENTLNEISWLKNEFREIKCIKKVYPTDANFFLIEFENAEQVYAKLLENKILTSKRSPQISNSIRVNVGNREENIQFIQVLKSI
- the hisG gene encoding ATP phosphoribosyltransferase — encoded protein: MSTLKIAIQKSGRLYEESLQLLKDCGIFINNGKDQLKVSVDNFPMEIMYLRNSDIPQYLEDGVVDIAIVGENLLVEKQKNIEIIQPLGFSKCRVSLAIPKEIETDDLNYFQGKKIATSYPNTLKNFLQKNNVSADIHVISGSVEIAPNIGLADGICDIVSSGSTLFKNGLRETITLLKSEAVLAKTSQLSPGKIIILEKFLFRIKAVLKAKNSKYILMNVPNEKIELISKTLPVLKSPTVIPLAEKGWSSIHSVIDEERFWEVIDELKEKGAQDILIIPIDKMVI